ACCCAGCGTAGATCGACAGCCCTCGGCTCGAATAAAGTCGAGAGGATATCGTTAACGAGGAGCCAACTGATATGGCAGAAGAAGCAAGGACAACGGTCGGCGGCATCCCCATCAAGTCCGTATACACCCCGGACGATGTGAAAGACATCGATTACAAGAAAGAGCTCGGCGACCCCGGCGCGTACCCGTTCACACGAGGCATCTACAGCGGGGCCAAGGGCGTGGTGTTCGGCCAGAGGCCGGTGCTAGGATTCGGGCTGCCGGAGGAGACCAACGAGCGCATCAAGTATCTATTTAAATACGGCATGGCCTCTCCCAGCGGCATGCCCAGCTACAACCTTACCATGGACATGTGCAGCGCCTACGGCTACGACTCGGACGACCCGCGCATGGCCGAGTTCGTCGGCGTCAACGGGCCGCCGTGCAACTCGATACGGGACAGCGAAGCGATCCTTGAAGGCATACCGCTGGAGGGCATCTACCACGGCGCGCTGTCCTACGCGCCAAACTGGCGCGTGGCGCACTACATCGCCATAGCCGACAACCGCGGCATACCGCGGCGCAACATAGCGGGCGCCACGCTTAACGATTCTCTGCACGGCTTCATCGGCGAGGGCCTGCACCTGTTCCCGCCCAAAGCATGTTTACGGCTGATAGTCGATACGCTTAAGTTCGTCACGGACGAGATGCCCTACTTCCGCGCCTGTGACGTGCAGGCCTATTCCAGCCGCGAGGCCGGATGCACCGCCGCGCAGGAGGCCGCCTTCGCCGTGGCCGATATGATAGACGTTGTGCAGGGCTGTGTCGACAAGGGACTCGACATCGACGCCGTATCGCCTCACATGACGTTCTTCTTTGCCTGCTACAGCGACTTCTTCGAGGAGGTGGCCAAGTTCCGCGCCGTGCGCAAGGTCTGGGCCCAGATCCTGCGCGAGCGCTTTCACGTTAAGAACGATAAGAGCCTGCGCATGCGCATCCAGGTCAAGACATCGGCCACCACGCTGCCGGCCCAGCATCCGCAGCTCAACATATTCCGCTCCGGCCTTCAGGCGCTCTCGGCCATATTCGGCGGCGCCAGCGGCCTGAACATCACCTGCATGGATGAGGCCTTCAGCGCCCCGACCGAGGAATCGGCGCGCATCGCCCTGCTCACGGGAAAGGTTATCGAGCACGAGACGGGAATCGTCAATGTCGCCGACCCGCTGGCGGGATCGTACTACGTCGAGCGCCTCACTCGCGACATGGAGGACGCTATCTGGGACTACCTCAAGAAGATCGATGAGATGGGCGGCTGGATCAGAGCCCTCGAGCGCGGCTACCCGCAGCGCGAGATCGCCAATGTTAACATCCAGGAATCGCACGACCTGGACAGCGGCAAGAAGATCGTGGTCGGCGTGAACAAGTTCCAGCCCGAGGACAGCGAGACCGACCCGATAGAGATATTCGATCAGGACCCGATGCCGACGGTAAAGGAAATGTCGAAGCGGCTGAAGAAACTGCGCAAGGAACGCGACAACGCCCGCGTCAGGGACGTGCTGGCGCAGTTCCGCGAGGCCGTTCGCGGCGACGGCTATCTCATGCCGATAATGGTGGAAGCGGCCAAGGCGCTGTGTACAACATCGGAGATATTCGGCATACTCAAGGAAGAATTGGGGGAGGATCACAGCTGCCTGATACCGCCGGACTGGGCCAAGGGCGCTTAACGAAGGGAGCAGATATGGCGAGAAAGGACAGAAAGGTCAGGATCCTGCTAGCGAAGGCCGGGCCCGACACGCATGTCAGGGGTATCTCGATACTCATGTCGCGGCTGCGCGACGCCGGCATTGAGACGATATATACGGGCTTATACCAGTCGCCTGAGACGATAGTACACGCGGCGGTACAGGAAGACGTGGATTTCATATTCCTGAGCAGTCATCTCGGCAGACACGTGGCGCTGGCGCGGGACATCATGGCGCTGCTCAAGAAAAATGGCGCCGACAAACGCATAGCGCTGGCGGTCGGGGGCGTGATACCCAAGCGAGATTTCGCTCCGCTGAAGGAGATAGGGGTGGCCGGCGCTTTCCAGCCCCACACGCTGGCCAACGTCGTTATCGATTTCGTTAACAACTATGTAGCCAAGGCCGATAAAAAGGCTAAATAAAAAGAGGTACAGGAGATTTTTCTCCTGACGGGGGAACTGGGGGTGTCCCCCAGTTTTAAAAATCCCCCAAGAGTGGGGGATACAGGGGGTTGATTAAGAATTTTCATCGACCTCATCATAGGAAGGAGTAAGTCATGTCATTCGTTTTCTCAGAATCCGAGGAGCTGTTCCGGCGGCAGATACAGGAGTTCACCCAGAAGGAATTGGCCCCCGGCGCGAAGGATCGGGCCAAAGACACTCAGGTTGATATGAACCTTGTGAAGAAGATAGCCAACATGGGCCTCCTGGCCATGAATGTTCCGGAGAAATACGGCGGGCAGAAGGTGAGCTGGGTCACAGTGGGCATCGCCATAGAAGAGATGGCCAAGGCCGACTTCACCGTGAGCGTGCTGCCCATAGGCTCCGCGGGCTACCTGGGCCAGGCTATGAACTTCGCACCGGAATACCTTCAGGACAGATGGTTCAAGCCCGTCATCGAAGGCGACATACTCGCCTGCCTGTGTCTCACCGAGCCCGACGCCGGCTCCGATGCGGTCGGCATCAAAACCAAAGCGGTGAAAGACGGCAACGATTACGTGATCAGCGGCGAAAAGACTTCGATCAGCTGGGGCATGCAGGCGGGTATCGGCGTGGTTTTCGCCAAGACCGACCCGTCGGCCGGAGCCAGGGGAGTGAGCGCATTCCTGTTGCCGACCGATACGCCTGGAATCGTCAAATCATCCATCCCAGACATGGGCTGGCCCACAGCGCAGAGAGCATCGTACTTCCTGGACGATGTCCGCCTCCCCGCAGACCATCGCCTGGGCGAGGAAGGGCAGGGGTTCTTCCTGGCGATGAACGTCATCGGCGTCGTGCGCATATGCCTGGTGCTGCAGGCGATAGGCCACGCCGAGGGCGCGCTGGATGAGGCTATTTCATACGCCAAGCAGCGCACCGCCTTCGGCCGTCCGCTGGCCAATTTCCAGGCGGTATCGTTCAGAATCGCCGAGCAGGCTACCAAGCTGGAGGCGGCCCGGCTCCTGTGCTACCGCTCACTCGGGCTCAGGGACGCCGGCGAGCGCCACTTGAAAGAAGCCTCGATGGCCAAATGGTACGGAGCTCGGGCTGCCGTGGAGGCTTGCCATGAAGCATTGCTCATCCACGGCCAGATCGGATACAGCGAGGAATGCCGCGCCGAGCAGCGCCTGCGCAACGTGATCGGCACCGAGATCGGGGACGGCACCGCCGAGATCATGAAGCTCAACATAGCGCGCGAAATGATCGGCAAGGAATTCCAGCCGTTGTAAACAAAGAAAAAGAGGTGTCCTTCCATGATATTGAATTGTGCGGAAGGACCGGGGGCCTTGAGGGTATCCCCTTTCTGTAGGGGCAGACCTGCGTGTCTGCCCACAGCGGGCGAACACATAGGTTCGCCCCTACGCGATGGCCAATATATGGGGGATGGATGGGGTTGAACAATAGCATAGTCGACTAAAATCTAATATCGATATAAACAGTAATAAGAAAAATATAGAATCCAATTTAAAGAAGGAGGTAAAAATGGAACAGGAGCGCAACGATTATAGCGGACCATGGATACGGCACTTCAGATACTCGGACTTCTCCAAGGAATTCCTTGGCAAACTGTTGTGCGAGTACGGCCGCCTGTACGAGCTCATCGACGGTTTGTGGTACACCACCACCGCGAAGGAAGTGGGCCCGGAGAAGGCCTGGGAATGGGAAATGAAGGTCTGGCGCGCCATACCCCCGCATGTCATGAAAGGACTGAAGAGAGTCGGCAACTTCGAGGGCAACGACCTGTACACCATGTTCAAGGCTGTGCAGCTGGACCCGTGCTACACAGAGGGCTTGTACGAGTATGATATCTACATCCGCGATCCGAAATACGCCATCATGACCATCTATCGCTGTCCGTCGCTTATGTACTTCGAGAAGACGGATCCGGGCCGGGTCAAGCCGCTGTGCGTAGATCTTGAGCCGCCCGCGTTCCAGGATTACGCTGATTTCTGGAATCCCAAGATCAAAGTGCGCCCGCTCAAGCTGCCGCCCCGCAGCGGACCTAATGATATCCCCGTCTGCCAGTGGGAATACATACTGGAAGACTAGGGTAAAGTCCCGGTAGTATAATTACCCTGCGAGATGTCGGGCACGCTTTGTCGCAGTGTCGGCGCCTGGCGAGGCTGTGCCGGATATAGAGCATGTGGATTATGAGATGGCCGCTGTTATGAAGGCGAACATTCTTCGAGCTAACAATAGCGGCCGTCTTATCGTCGCTTCAAGGAAGTATATACGATGAATAAAACGCCGTCACTGACAAGACTCTTCGAACGCACTGAAATAGGTTCGATGAAGCTTAAGAACAGGATAGTAATGCCCGCCATGGGCACGAACATGTCGGACGGCGGATACGTAAACCGGCGGATACTGGATCACTACGAAGCGCGCGCCAGGGGCGGCGCCGGTATGATCATCGTCGAGGTCACGGGCGTGGACTCGCCCGCCGGCAAGAACACGGCTAATATGCTCATGCTGGATGACGACAAGTATATCGCCGGCATGAAAGAACTGGTCGACACCCTTCATAAATACAAGGCCAGGGCCGTGCTCCAGATAAGCCATACCGGCAGAGGCGCGCGAACCAAGGTTACAGGCGTGCAGCCGGTGGCTCCTTCGCCCATACCCATGCCCTACAGCTCGGCGATAGGCTATAGCGGCGATATGCCCCGCGAGTTGACCGTGGCGGAGATAAAGGCCATCGAGCAGAAGTACGCCGACGCCGCCGGCAGGGCCAAGGCGGCCGGCTTTGATGCCGTAGAGCTGCACGGAACCGGCTATTATCTCATGGCCCAGTTCGTCTCCTCAACCGCTAACATAAGGAGCGATGAATACGGCGGCGATTTGGAAAAGAGGGCGCGGTTCCCGCTGGAGGTGATAGAAGCGGTCAGGGAAAAGGTCGGAAGTGACTT
This sequence is a window from Dehalococcoidia bacterium. Protein-coding genes within it:
- a CDS encoding acyl-CoA dehydrogenase family protein yields the protein MSFVFSESEELFRRQIQEFTQKELAPGAKDRAKDTQVDMNLVKKIANMGLLAMNVPEKYGGQKVSWVTVGIAIEEMAKADFTVSVLPIGSAGYLGQAMNFAPEYLQDRWFKPVIEGDILACLCLTEPDAGSDAVGIKTKAVKDGNDYVISGEKTSISWGMQAGIGVVFAKTDPSAGARGVSAFLLPTDTPGIVKSSIPDMGWPTAQRASYFLDDVRLPADHRLGEEGQGFFLAMNVIGVVRICLVLQAIGHAEGALDEAISYAKQRTAFGRPLANFQAVSFRIAEQATKLEAARLLCYRSLGLRDAGERHLKEASMAKWYGARAAVEACHEALLIHGQIGYSEECRAEQRLRNVIGTEIGDGTAEIMKLNIAREMIGKEFQPL
- a CDS encoding methylmalonyl-CoA mutase family protein; the protein is MAEEARTTVGGIPIKSVYTPDDVKDIDYKKELGDPGAYPFTRGIYSGAKGVVFGQRPVLGFGLPEETNERIKYLFKYGMASPSGMPSYNLTMDMCSAYGYDSDDPRMAEFVGVNGPPCNSIRDSEAILEGIPLEGIYHGALSYAPNWRVAHYIAIADNRGIPRRNIAGATLNDSLHGFIGEGLHLFPPKACLRLIVDTLKFVTDEMPYFRACDVQAYSSREAGCTAAQEAAFAVADMIDVVQGCVDKGLDIDAVSPHMTFFFACYSDFFEEVAKFRAVRKVWAQILRERFHVKNDKSLRMRIQVKTSATTLPAQHPQLNIFRSGLQALSAIFGGASGLNITCMDEAFSAPTEESARIALLTGKVIEHETGIVNVADPLAGSYYVERLTRDMEDAIWDYLKKIDEMGGWIRALERGYPQREIANVNIQESHDLDSGKKIVVGVNKFQPEDSETDPIEIFDQDPMPTVKEMSKRLKKLRKERDNARVRDVLAQFREAVRGDGYLMPIMVEAAKALCTTSEIFGILKEELGEDHSCLIPPDWAKGA
- a CDS encoding cobalamin-dependent protein (Presence of a B(12) (cobalamin)-binding domain implies dependence on cobalamin itself, in one of its several forms, or in some unusual lineages, dependence on a cobalamin-like analog.); this encodes MARKDRKVRILLAKAGPDTHVRGISILMSRLRDAGIETIYTGLYQSPETIVHAAVQEDVDFIFLSSHLGRHVALARDIMALLKKNGADKRIALAVGGVIPKRDFAPLKEIGVAGAFQPHTLANVVIDFVNNYVAKADKKAK